Proteins from a single region of Marinifilum sp. JC120:
- a CDS encoding DNA-binding protein has product FIELIKSIKKLIKKIEELVTAYKENNPADNLYKEWLDGQDVCNMLHIGVRTLQKYRSEETIPYTHIGGKIFYNVHDIEKLLEKNYXKD; this is encoded by the coding sequence TTTTATTGAACTAATCAAGTCAATAAAAAAACTTATCAAGAAAATCGAAGAACTAGTCACAGCGTACAAGGAAAACAATCCAGCCGATAACCTCTACAAAGAATGGCTCGACGGTCAGGATGTCTGCAACATGYTACACATAGGAGTACGCACCCTTCARAAGTAYAGGTCAGAGGAAACCATACCTTACACSCACATAGGAGGGAAAATCTTTTACAATGTCCACGATATWGARAAACTACTGGAAAAGAACTATCRCAAGGACTAG